The DNA window GCCTTTGTCTATCGACTACAGCTTGTAAGCGCGTGCTGCGCCGTTGCCGGATGCGCCCGGCATGCAGGCGGGCGCGCTAACAGGATCTAGGCGTCGCTGGCAGCCTGGCGACTCGCGGCCGCCTCGGTCACCATCTTCTGCAGATCGCCTTTCTCGAACAACTCCAGGGTGATATCGCACCCGCCTACCAGTTCGCCGCTGATGTAAACCTGCGGGAAAGTCGGCCAGTTCGCATAGCGTGGCAGATTCTGCATGATCTCCGGATCGGCCAGCACGTTGACGTAGGCGAACTCGGTGCCGCAGCGCTTCAGCGCTTCAGCGGTCCGGCTCGAAAAACCGCACTGAGGCAACTGCGGCGTCCCCTTCATGAAAATGACAACGGGATTGTTTTCCACCTGCCCTCTGATACGGTCTAGTGCATCCATAGGTATTCCTCACGGTTAATGTTACGAAGCCGCTTATTGTATCCGCTTTGAGAAATGCCTTAAACGGCCAGGATGCATTCAGGCCGGGACATCGACAATGTCTAAACGTTGTCCACGTTTCGTTGCAGCCACAGCTCCAGCAACGCCAGATGCCACAGCTTGCTGCCCTTGAGTGGTGTGATATGCGCTTCCGGTTCGCTCAGCAGACGATCGACATAGGTGCGCTGATACAGCCCGCGCTCATGGCAGGCGCGTGAATTGAGCGTATCGACCATCAATTGCAGAAAATCTCCGCGCACGTATTTGAGCGCCGGCACCGGAAAATAGCCTTTGGGCCGGTCGATCACCACGTCCGGCACCAGGCCGCGCGCCATTTGCTTGAGCGGATGTTTGCCGCCTTCGCGCAGCTTGAACGCCGGCGGCATCTGCATGGCCAGTTCCACCAGCTCGTGATCCAGAAACGGCACGCGCGCCTCCAGTCCCCAGGCCATGGTCATGTTGTCCACGCGCTTGACCGGATCATCGACGATCAGGGTGGTGGCGTCCATGCGCAGGACCTTGTCGAGAAACGTGTCCGCCGGCGCCTCTTCCAGTAATTGCGCGATCAGCGCGGAGGTGTGATCTTCACTCACGTATTCGGGTGCTACGGTGTGCGCGAACTCGGCGTGCGTGCGATCGAAATAATGCGTGCGAAACCGGGTGAGATCGTCGCCGGCTTCCGCATCCATTTGCGGATACCAGAAATAGCCGCCGAACACCTCGTCCGCGCCCTGGCCTGTCTGTATAACTTTCACGTCGCGGCGCACCTGCTCGGCGAGCAGATAAAATGCCACGGCGTCCTGTCCCACCATCGGTTCGGACATGTTGTCCACCGCTTCGGGCAGGCGCTCGAGCAGCTCGCGATTAGGCACCTGAAACTTGTGGTGGTCGGTCGCAAAGCGCTCGGCGACCGGATCGGAAAACTCGAACTCGCTGCCCTTTTCCTCGGGCTGGTCTTCGAAACCCACCGTGTAGGTTTTTATGTCGCGCACACCGGAAGTCGCCAGCGCCGCGACCAGCAGGCTCGAATCCAGCCCGCCCGACAGCAGCACGCCCACCGGCACATCGGAGGCGGCGATGCGCCGCCGCACCGCAGTACACAGCGCCGCGCGCGTGAGTTCCAGCCATTCTTCATCACTTCGCGCTTCCGGTGGGCGTCTCGCCTCTAAAGTCCAGTAGCGATCGATCTGACGCGCGCCGTCTCTGGCGATCGTCAGGGTGTGCGCGGGTTCGAGCTTGCGAATGCCTGCAAGCAAGGTGCGCGGCGCCGGCACTACCGCGTGCAGGGTCAGGTGGTGATGCAGCGCGACCGCATCGATACTCTTGTCGATGCCGCCCGCCGCCAGCAGCGCCTGCGTGTTCGAGGCAAAGCGCAAATATTTGTCGCCGATACTGTAATAAAGGGGTTTGATGCCGAGTCGGTCGCGCGCCATAAACAAACTTTGCGCGCGCCTGTCCCACAGCGCGAACGCGAACATGCCCAGAAACCGCGTCACGCAATCCGCGCCCCAGGCGCGGTACGCCTTGACGATGACTTCCGTATCGCCCGTCGATCTGAACGAAAACCCCAGCGCCCGTAACTCCGCGCGCAGCTCGCGGTAGTTGTAAATGACGCCGTTGAACACCAGCGCGATTCCCAATGCCTCGTCCACCATCGGCTGGTGCGCCTGCGCGGACAAATCGATGACGGACAGCCGCCGATGTCCCAGCGCGAGCGGGCCATCCGTATAATGCCCCTCGTCGTCCGGGCCGCGACGGCGCAACGCGGGCAGCATGGCCTTCAACGCGGATATATCCGGCGCTCGCCCATCGAAACGCAATTCACCACAGATGCCGCACATGAGTCTAGACG is part of the Gammaproteobacteria bacterium genome and encodes:
- the grxD gene encoding Grx4 family monothiol glutaredoxin, which codes for MDALDRIRGQVENNPVVIFMKGTPQLPQCGFSSRTAEALKRCGTEFAYVNVLADPEIMQNLPRYANWPTFPQVYISGELVGGCDITLELFEKGDLQKMVTEAAASRQAASDA
- a CDS encoding N-acetylglutaminylglutamine amidotransferase is translated as MCGICGELRFDGRAPDISALKAMLPALRRRGPDDEGHYTDGPLALGHRRLSVIDLSAQAHQPMVDEALGIALVFNGVIYNYRELRAELRALGFSFRSTGDTEVIVKAYRAWGADCVTRFLGMFAFALWDRRAQSLFMARDRLGIKPLYYSIGDKYLRFASNTQALLAAGGIDKSIDAVALHHHLTLHAVVPAPRTLLAGIRKLEPAHTLTIARDGARQIDRYWTLEARRPPEARSDEEWLELTRAALCTAVRRRIAASDVPVGVLLSGGLDSSLLVAALATSGVRDIKTYTVGFEDQPEEKGSEFEFSDPVAERFATDHHKFQVPNRELLERLPEAVDNMSEPMVGQDAVAFYLLAEQVRRDVKVIQTGQGADEVFGGYFWYPQMDAEAGDDLTRFRTHYFDRTHAEFAHTVAPEYVSEDHTSALIAQLLEEAPADTFLDKVLRMDATTLIVDDPVKRVDNMTMAWGLEARVPFLDHELVELAMQMPPAFKLREGGKHPLKQMARGLVPDVVIDRPKGYFPVPALKYVRGDFLQLMVDTLNSRACHERGLYQRTYVDRLLSEPEAHITPLKGSKLWHLALLELWLQRNVDNV